From the genome of Streptomyces sp. NBC_01341, one region includes:
- a CDS encoding S1 family peptidase has translation MKQLLRTLKRCSVIAAVALAALSLQPSASTAAPAPVVGGTRAAQGEFPFMVRLSMGCGGALYSPTVVLTAAHCVSGSGNNTSITATAGVVDLQSPSAVKVRSTKVLQAPGYNGVGKDWALIKLAQPINQPTLKIATTTAYDTGTFTIAGWGAATEGGGQQRYLLKATVPYVSDATCRQAYGNDLVAGEEICAGYVGTGGVDTCQGDSGGPMFRKDNAGAWIQVGIVSWGQGCARPNYPGVYTQVSTFASAIASAAATL, from the coding sequence GTGAAGCAGCTTCTGCGCACCCTCAAGAGATGCTCCGTCATAGCAGCGGTCGCCCTCGCCGCCCTCAGCCTCCAGCCCTCGGCCTCCACCGCCGCCCCCGCTCCCGTCGTCGGCGGAACCCGCGCCGCCCAGGGCGAATTCCCCTTCATGGTCAGGCTCTCCATGGGCTGCGGCGGCGCCCTCTACAGCCCGACCGTCGTGCTCACCGCAGCCCACTGCGTCAGCGGATCCGGCAACAACACCTCCATCACCGCCACCGCCGGAGTCGTCGACCTCCAGTCGCCCTCCGCCGTCAAGGTCCGCTCCACCAAGGTCCTCCAGGCACCCGGCTACAACGGCGTCGGCAAGGACTGGGCGCTCATCAAGCTCGCCCAGCCCATCAACCAGCCCACCCTGAAGATCGCCACCACCACCGCCTACGACACCGGCACCTTCACCATCGCCGGCTGGGGCGCCGCCACCGAAGGCGGCGGTCAGCAGCGCTACCTCCTCAAGGCGACCGTCCCCTACGTCTCCGACGCCACCTGCCGCCAGGCCTACGGCAACGACCTCGTAGCCGGCGAGGAGATCTGCGCCGGGTACGTCGGCACCGGCGGCGTCGACACCTGCCAGGGCGACTCCGGCGGCCCCATGTTCCGCAAGGACAACGCCGGAGCATGGATCCAGGTCGGCATCGTCAGCTGGGGCCAGGGCTGCGCCCGGCCCAACTACCCCGGCGTCTACACCCAGGTGTCCACCTTCGCCTCCGCCATCGCGTCGGCCGCCGCGACCCTCTGA